Proteins from one Fragaria vesca subsp. vesca linkage group LG6, FraVesHawaii_1.0, whole genome shotgun sequence genomic window:
- the LOC101301803 gene encoding beta-fructofuranosidase, insoluble isoenzyme 1-like yields MYFGGLYHLFYQYNPKGAVWGNIVWAHSISKDLINWQALEPAIYPSKPFDINGCWSGSATLLPGNKPVILYTGLDPEKREVQNYAVPANLSDPYLLEWVKPDNNPLVVPDITMNSSQFRDPTTAWWSNGHWKMLVGGKRKHRGMAHLYRSKDFVYWVKAQHPLYSAPKTGMWECPDFYPVSLKGKVGLDTSKVGGGVKHVLKVSLDEARYDYYTVGQYFPNQDRFVPDKELVDGWAGLRYDYGNFYASKTFFDPAKTRRILWGWANESDAPANDVKKGWAGVQAIPRTVWLSPDGKQLLQWPVEELETLRGQKVQMKNQNLKGGDHVEVKGIAAAQADVEVVFSFTSLDKAEMFDLKWANLDAQAICGLKGSNVGGGIGPFGLLTLASQNLEEYTPVFFRVFRTQDNNKHKVLLCSDARSSSLQDQLSSSFQDKLYKPSFAGFVDIDLSEKKFSLRSLIDHSVVESFGAGGKTCITSRVYPILAVDDKAHLYVFNNGTEAVTIESLNAWTMNAPKLMNQ; encoded by the exons ATGTATTTTGGGGGTCTCTACCACTTGTTCTACCAGTACAATCCAAAAGGTGCTGTTTGGGGCAACATTGTTTGGGCCCATTCAATCTCTAAAGATCTGATCAACTGGCAGGCCCTTGAACCGGCCATATACCCGTCCAAACCCTTTGACATTAATGGGTGCTGGTCCGGATCCGCCACGCTTCTCCCGGGTAACAAACCCGTTATCCTCTATACCGGCCTTGACCCGGAAAAGCGCGAGGTCCAAAACTATGCCGTTCCCGCAAACTTGTCTGACCCATATCTACTCGAATGGGTTAAGCCTGACAACAACCCGCTAGTGGTTCCGGATATAACCATGAACTCATCGCAGTTCCGTGACCCAACAACTGCTTGGTGGAGCAATGGGCACTGGAAGATGTTGGTGGGTGGCAAGAGAAAGCATAGGGGAATGGCCCATTTGTATAGGAGTAAGGATTTTGTTTATTGGGTCAAGGCCCAGCACCCACTTTACTCTGCCCCGAAAACGGGTATGTGGGAATGCCCGGATTTTTACCCGGTTTCCTTGAAGGGCAAGGTAGGGTTGGACACATCAAAAGTTGGTGGGGGTGTTAAGCATGTTTTGAAAGTGAGCCTTGATGAGGCTAGGTATGATTACTACACTGTTGGACAATACTTTCCTAACCAAGATAGGTTTGTTCCTGATAAAGAATTGGTGGATGGTTGGGCTGGATTGAGATATGATTATGGGAACTTCTATGCTTCCAAAACTTTCTTTGATCCTGCAAAGACTAGGAGAATTCTTTGGGGCTGGGCTAATGAGTCTGATGCACCTGCAAATGATGTTAAAAAGGGATGGGCTGGGGTTCAG GCAATCCCAAGGACTGTGTGGCTGAGTCCCGATGGGAAACAATTGTTACAATGGCCGGTTGAGGAATTGGAAACTTTAAGGGGACAAAAGGTCCAGATGAAGAATCAAAATCTCAAAGGGGGAGATCATGTTGAAGTTAAAGGAATAGCTGCTGCTCAG GCCGATGTGGAAGTTGTATTCTCTTTTACGAGCTTGGACAAAGCAGAGATGTTTGACCTTAAATGGGCAAACCTTGATGCTCAAGCAATATGTGGGCTAAAGGGTTCAAATGTTGGAGGTGGCATTGGCCCATTTGGACTATTGACTTTAGCTTCCCAAAACCTAGAGGAATACACTCCTGTCTTCTTTAGGGTTTTCAGAACACAAGACAATAATAAGCATAAGGTTCTCCTGTGCTCTGATGCAAGAAG TTCCTCTTTGCAGGATCAACTCAGTTCCTCTTTCCAGGATAAACTGTACAAACCATCTTTTGCTGGTTTTGTAGATATAGACCTATCGGAGAAGAAGTTCTCTCTCCGGAGTTTG ATCGATCATTCTGTTGTTGAGAGTTTTGGAGCTGGAGGAAAAACATGCATCACATCTAGGGTTTACCCCATTCTAGCTGTTGACGATAAAGCTCACTTGTATGTGTTCAACAATGGGACTGAGGCTGTCACTATTGAGAGTCTCAATGCGTGGACTATGAATGCTCCTAAGTTGATGAACCAATAG